TTAATGTTGCACCTTGTCATATgaaatctattattttaatcAAGTCAGTTTACTTGCCTGTGAGAAAATAAAACTTGTGTGTATACACTTCATTTGTTGGCTAACACTTACGGAAACTTCTCTTGTCAAATATGTCAAAATGTTCTTTATTGATACTTTTTGTTGTTTATACCTCATGATTTTATTGCGGTTTTGAAGGTCCGGATTTTGGATAGCGAGTCACCCTCCTTATATTCCCTTTGTCGAGCTTGGCTACGAAATAGTGTGCCGCATGAGAGTCAGGTTCGTACACAccttttttgtatttgagaCTTGGTTACCATGTCAAGGACCAAACTTCTGTTGAACTCCTGTTGTTCCTGCATTCCATCTTTCTGTTTCAGTAAAATCTTGGTATGGCAGATGCTATTTGGTAGTTCTGGAAAACGTTAAGATCTCTTTATTTTGAAGTTAGAATCACCCTAAGTCTGAACCATATGTCCACTGCCAGTAAGGATTTTTCTGCACCATCTGTATGTTGCTTGGTTGTCTTGCCTTCTGAGATTTGAAACCAGCTGTATATACTACATCacaaaatagtatttgatattgcttttacaatatttattttctcatcagatcaacaaaagaaatagaaaattgCAAAGATTGGAAAATTCTTATTAGTAACAGAGGATGTGAGATCAGATAAATCAATTATTATGATTGTTTAGTTGAGGAACAATAAATGGTCAAAACAGCAAGAGAATTGAACAAATAAGTAGTTTTGAAAAATGTTGCCAGTAACAGAGGCTGTGGGATCGGAGAAATCAATTATTTAAGACAAATTGTTGCTGAGCACAGCAACAGTGAATTCCTTTCACATCTACGAGGGACATCTCTATTGATTCTTGTAGTTATAATAAAGCATAGGTATATTTGAAGCCCAAATATGCCCCTTTAAGTGGATAATAACTGTTGACTATCCATCTGAGTGCTAAAATGTATTGTTTCCTTTATTGGGAGCCAGGCATGATAGGCGTAGTCGATTTTTGAAGGATCTTGTTGAGTTGACCAAGTGCTGAGCTAATTCATGAAATAACCGATTTGAAACTGCTTCGACTTGTCATTTCTGATGTCATTACTTCCTAATGCAGTTTCTTTGGCATGTCTGGAATTTGATTTCCTTTTGACTGATTCTACATATTAATGCAGATATTTGTCTTCCACAGTTTGGCTTTGAGTTTTTGGTCTGAACGTGAACGAGCTGTGGTGTCATAATCGCTACTTGCTTTCGTTGTATTAGCTACAGAGTACATGAAACACTCTCGAGCTCTGGTGTCATAATCCCTACTCACTTTCGTTGTATTAGCTACAGAGTACATGAACACTCTCGAGCTGTGGTGTCGTAATCCCTGCTCACTTTTGTTGTGTTAGCTACAGACTACATGAAACAGTCTCCCATCAAGGCCTTATTCTTCTCGCTTGTGTCCTTCAACTGAACTAACAAGCTATTGCCCAAGTCCACCAGCACAACTCCCCTCCCGACNACAGACTACATGAAACAGTCTCCCATCAAGGCCTTATTCTTCTCGCTTGTGTCCTTCAACTGAACTAACAAGCTATTGCCCAAGTCCACCAGCACCACTCATCTGCTTTTTTAACCTTTGCAGCCGGTCATAATGGAGTCAACTTGATCGGCAATTATTATCAGTGGCCTGGACATATTACTGTACAGCTCTTCCCACCTTCCTGTATTTTGCATGGCCTTCGCTTCAATCAGAGTCAACAAAGCCAATTGTCTTTCCTAACTTTACATAATTTGTTACTCtgtgtttaatttttattattcaggACTGATGGCTCTCTTATCGTTTCGTTTTCCATTCTATTTGTGACTAATTCGTTTGTTCATTTTCAGCCAAATATTGGAAACAGTGTTGAGCTTCCAAAACCCTTGCCTGCTTCTATGATTGACGCTAGCATATTGAGGGACGATGCAAATGGCGATAAGGATGACGAAAGCAATGTAAGAGGTTCATTTTCAATATTGATTTGCCATCTTAATTGTATTAATATCTCGTTTTGATTTCATACATGCGGTAGTATGCCGACAGGCACGAAGATAATAGATTATTTCATTGCAGTAATCTCATCTTTTCTTCTTATACCATGACAAATTCTAGAAGATACTAATGTTttctaaatttgtatttttcgGGTCATATATGTGAAATGTGTGATTATTCTATTTCCTCTTGCAGCATGTACGCTCTGCCGAAGAGTTATCCACACAAGATTTACTAAATGAGCACATAAAGCGTGGTAAAAAGATTCGTGCTCGGTGAGTTCCAATTTCTTTCTATGGTATAATTATTTATTGAGCTGCATACGAGTCAATAAGAAAAAGTATGCCAttagatttaataattataaacttGATTTTCGAAGAAACAATTTTGTTTTCGAAGACTCATTTTTTGCTTGTTATGTTTGTTATATCAGATTATTAATCGCAATCATAAAAGAAGGGATCGAGTATAATGAGTTCCAATCTACGGTTCTGCAGGTTGAGCAAAGAGCGCCGACTACGGATCGAGAGGTACAGAGAAAGGCtcaccctcctcctccctccgaACCTTGAGACAGCGCGACACGAAACTGAGTAACTTCGCCTGCTTTTAATCGCATAATCCGTGAATTTAAACAATTCTAACAAGAAAAATAAGGGCTTGTACAGAGCAATTTATAGGTTAGGATTTGTAGGATGCACTTGTATATCCAATGCTTGATGTTCCTTTGTTCTTTCGCAGCATCTGCTGCATAGTGTTAATTAGTTTCTACTTTCTGAGCTCCTAGTGGAGTGTAAATGTTGCATGTTTGAAGTGATTCATCATCATAGAGAGAAGgatcaaatcttttttttttctgagtttGAGCACAGGGTTTCTCTATGATCTTACCATTTTGAATATGCAATATTTTAACATGcatgaagtgtttagaaatgtgaatgatttattattattattatttttagcatCAGTTTGAGTTGTTTAACATCTGAGATGAGATCATGTAGCTACAGCAACCCTTTGATATTTACTAGCTTATCGTTTgcaaaaatgtatgaagaccccCTCACGTATATGCTCGTTAGGACTAGGCCCttcaactgtttttttttttttttatgggtaaacttcaaataccacccctatgtTTTGCACTCTCTCACTTtcgtaccatatggtttaaagtgtatcaagttagtattttgtagctttttttttatttgtcagctcctctgttaatatttcgttaaattatatataaaaaacttcaaatacctcatctagatttatcgaatatttactttaatactctttagttttaactttatcactgatttaataaaaaaaaattagtagaatgaataataaaaagagaaaggtaaaatcacagggtattaaattgatatattttaaatcacataattttgaagtgagaaagtgtaaaactacatggtggtatttaaagttttttttttttttaattcacatCCGCTCAACTGCttctttacaaattaaataattttagtttaaaaagagttttttttctttcaaactcATATTACTGTTCATATcacattaaataattttaattagtttttaataataaaatttagagtaattaaattttataaaatttctaacaaTTAGTATTAGAACATTAGGGCTactaatcaaaaaaattaaaaggtcaGGGGTCTATTCTGAATGGCCATAGTTGAAGGGCAtgtatttttaccaaaaaataataataataataataaactctaatttttgtttaaattagttttagttTCAGATCaaatagtgaaagaaaaattatttttatttaaactttaataaatacatttagggGCCCTTTGAttggatgtaattataaatgcagtgtagttaaaGATGCATGCGGTTGAAAATACAGCAATTATAAATACATGAAtcttatttggttggatgtagtagaaagcgctgcaagtataaataatttatttggttgcatgcaattgaaaaataatttttaaaattttattattttatatatatgatggtgagattacctccaatgtaaaaaaagaaaaaaaaaatttgtttaaaaaatattgaaaaaggtaagcataccttttatttaaaattactcacTCCAattgctgtagttggaactgcggtCAATTAGGGTGTAGTTTGAACTGCATTGtagcagttggagttaaatatatcaaaccaatcacgaaatttgtatttacatatagttacaactgcagtacagttacaactacatgcaaccaaaccaaacggcccctaaatGTAGCAGCTCTTCCCTGTTCATACcgagctccctctctctctctctctctctctctctctctctctcgccatGTCTCCTCTTTCCGTCtcttcgctctcctcctcctccattccCACCattcccaaaaccctaaccctaaccccgaCCCACCCTCTTCCCCGTCGCCTCCGATTCAAACACCTACTCCCTCCACGccgccccctctccctctcctccccttcctcctactcccctctccccctcatctccgccacctcctcctccatccCCGTCGAGGACCTCGTCGAGAGCGACTGGTCCTTCCTCGACCCCCCGGACGACGCCCTGGTGGAGTCCGCGGGCCCCTGCGAGCTCCTCGTCGCCGTCCACGAGTCGCTCTTCGCGCTCGCGATGATCAAGGAGGCCCACGATCGCGTCCGGTGTTGGcagggcggcgccgccgccgtgccGGAGAAGTTCGCCCCGTTCGACGCCGTGTTCGTTTGCTACTTCCCCGGGATGGGGCTTTCTATCGCAGAGCTCTTGGAATCTCTCGCTCCGCGATGTTCTCCAGGTTTAGATTCgtcctcttctttctccttccttGTTAaatctgcttctgcttctgcttttagcAACAGCATCATCTAGTCGAGCTTTTGGTGACCAAAATTTATCTGATACTTCTGCTGTACTTGGAATTAAAGCTGAGATTCTGAGATCCAAAAATAGAAACATCAATTTTGTGCTTCTACTTCTTTAGGAGAGATTATATTAGAGGCACTTTAGTATAACACTTTCCTattcaaacaccactacacCCTTAAGTAGGGCTTGTTTGTCCTAGCTTCTGAAACAACTTATCTACTCTAAGAATTTAGGTTGTGGCCAGAAGCTTCTGGcctgaaaaattttagaaaaaaaaatattgttgtgtttttttttcgaATAGCTCTACTTCTAACTCCTTTGAAGTTTGTTTCTTTAGTTCATGTTGTTGGAATTAGGAAACAGTGAAAATTTACAAACTAGATAGCTAACGTATTCAGAAACCGAAATTGGATTGGCTTGCTTGTTTACTAGCCGAGCAGTTCGATCCTCCTTAAATCACTTATTATAGACCAATCTTTCATGATGGAGTTGTGCATTAGTGCCTTCCGGAGGTACAGCTATTTTGACTGAGAGGTTTTCAAGAACACCTTGTTTGTTTGCTAGTAAATGAGTGTTAGTTCAAGTTAATTGTAATGGGAGTAGTCTTCGGTTGTAGAAAACAGCAATCTTGTAGGTGATTGTTATTGCTGGCGCTGGGCGGAGTAAATATACGTGGTTAATTGTTGAATGTTGTTAGTGATAGGGATAAAGAATCCTGTAATGGGATATCACTTGCGAGATTGATGTTCCTTTTTCTGGGAAGAGAATAGTAAGAGGAGTGAAAAGGAGAAAAACCGGAACAGCAAGAGGGCATGGATCATCGACTCAAAAGCATTGGTTTTGAAATGGAAGTAGTTAGGGTTTGATACTTCGGGAAATACCTTTATCTATCTCTTCCTCTGTGATTATGAATGTATCCGTGTACTCGGAGAGTATTTCAGGGCAATAATTTTGACCTTTTATCTGTTGGATGCCGCATTGCAATTCAAGGACGTGTCGATTACGGATCGGTTACTTGTGGCAGGCATTGAGGTTCTTGCTTATGCCCGCTATTTGCGATGTGCATCCAATGGATTAAAAGTTGGAAGTATTTGCCCTCAAATTAGAATTCTATATCAAATTTTTGGGTGATATCATTATAACTTCTCTGAAGTAAATTAATCGGTGTTAGCTTTTCAGGACACTATATGATTATAGAACTGCCAAACTTCAACCGTATTTCCGTTGCTACATGACTAAATTGCAAATGACTTGACAGCAACCAACCCTTTCAATTCgattatacattttttattttgcttttgacGATTTCTTATGCTGTTGTTAAGGTGCGAGAGTAGTCATCTGCTTCGATCAAGGGAGGCAGGTTGTCGAACAACATTGGCAACAGTATCCCGACATGGTAACCGCCGACTTGCCTGACAAAGCTCTTCTGGAGAAGGCCGCAACGGAGAATTCGTACCAGATAACGGAATTCGTCGATGAGCCTAACTTCTACCTTGCTGTGTTAAGATGTCAGAAATAAGGATTTTCAGTTCTGCAACAAGTGGTAACAAAGTTTTCTTTCTGGTGTAAAAAAGCAAATACAATTTTTTGTGTGCTTCCTTTTCCAGTTCCATGCCAATATAAATATTGTTCGAGCATGCTTGCATATGAATCTTTTCTAATGATTTCTCATTTGATTCCGGAGTAGGAACATAGACTAATCATTTTGAGTCGATTattcaaccttttaaaatttcaactttatTATCCagtctttcaatttgtttgattttactgactttaaaatttgagctaattgcgtattttaataaatttgaaattctaagAATAGAATGAAATGTACTaacgtattcaaattttaaagtcaaaatgtcATTGACTGTCTCAAATCAAACagattgaaaggttggataataaaattaaaattttgaaagattagatagtcgactcaaaatgatctatagtttaTGTAAGTTCTGTACGTTTTTAAAAAACGGATTACCAAACGCTCTCgcagcaaaaattatttttggacttaaaattattttccagaATCTGGGCTAAACACCTCCTTCCTACATCTTGATTTTCCCTTTAAATGATGTAGAAGATTACAGGGacctaatttttgtttttcaaagcAGGAGAGACATGAAATTATGAaccctttttattttaatgggaAGAAAGAGTGGAAAAGAGTTGTGAAGTTGTGCAAGTAACTTGCCCTAGATTGGGAGGATTCTATTTccttatctaattattattttggaaaaattagttggggcaattgcttatatatacttctgaaaatttttcaactttcttagtattattaaaaatatatttctagagttaaattctctTAGTAAAAATCTTAGGAACAGccattaattttagaaaatctcACCGACAGTCCCTatagcaagtgacaaagggcttggtggttggtacccgagacccaagtttgagttctagttgattcatattttcagctaaatttatttctaaatgaaataaacgaagtggatagcgtgctacctaacTCTCTCCTAATGCAATTGAACCccttaatataataatatatagtaagtATAGGGCGATACCACATCATTTAaacaataactaaaaaaaaaaaaaaaaaaaaaaaaagtttcattttgcttttttaaatatacttttctatcatcactttatTTACCCATAGGTTAGGaacaaaagaagtattttaactttttcacttttcaaatatattatttttttgctccaattttcttatttgcccttaagttagggacaaaataggtattttaattagtttttaacTAAGGTAGAAATTTAACTCAGATTTAACCTGAATTGACTTAACGGGCACTAATAGCaggaatatttttgaataacagagAAATATATAAGAGGtacatttgaaacaaaaaaaaaagaaataaataaaatatttcagagGTTTTGAGAGGTATGTCGGCAATTATTCCAAATTAATTTGTGCAACTTGCTTAAGAATTATATTTTCCTTTCATCACCTtatttaagcaaaaaaaaaagaaaaaaaaaaaagcaaggaaataaaatttaaaaaagcaaaatttaacACGTCGCCTGAGAGATTCGAACTCTCGCGGGGAAACCCCATGTACTTAGCAGGCACACGCCTTAACCACTCGGCCAAAGCGACGGTTGATActttagtatttatatattttgaatttaacataatatattatataccttttagtattttaaacccctcaacacttataaaaatatcatatatatatatatatatatataNAAATTGTAggattagaatgatattagtcccctagggttgagtggtccctactgggttatatataatatttaatccaatggttagaaatgatgaaaggagTTGAGctaaaagttaaaaacttgatagcaaaaggcccattttgctatcaagtttttaaccctttgatgagaaattgtaggattagaatgatattagtcccctagggttgagtggtccctactgggttatatataatatttaatccaatggttagaaatgattataggaattgatccaaaggctaaaaacttgatagcaaaaaggatcttttactatcaatagtattctagcccaactctatatacatatatatatatatatatatatatatatatatatatatatatgtataggctggggctactatactcttatgaatatagaccccttgtactcataaatttttaaccgttgattaataggatgtgtggttaggatgatggtggtccccatttagaatgatagtggtcccctagggttgagtaggtagttggttgaatagtatgatctaatgagtggaaatgattaaaggaataaatctaaaggctgaaaacttatgagtataagagagccaatactcataaaagtatagtagccggactctatatatatatatatatatatcccccaacttatttttttcaaataaatccaCCGTATATTTCTCCATTATTCATTCAAAAATAACCCCGCTGTTAATACCCGTTAAGTCATCTCAGgttatatttttacaaagttacaaaaaaaatcaaaatacgtCTTTCGTCCCAAACTTAAGGCgaataagaaaagtttgtgaTCGTAgcagagtatatttgaaaagtcaaaaaattaaaatgcctctTTTGTCCCaaaattaagaacaaataagaaaagtcggtgaagGCTTGAAATTGCAAAATAGTATTTTCACAGAAATAACGATTATTGTTAACCATTAACTgaaagaatttaat
Above is a genomic segment from Ananas comosus cultivar F153 linkage group 15, ASM154086v1, whole genome shotgun sequence containing:
- the LOC109721088 gene encoding uncharacterized protein LOC109721088 — its product is MAIVEGHDLVESDWSFLDPPDDALVESAGPCELLVAVHESLFALAMIKEAHDRVRCWQGGAAAVPEKFAPFDAVFVCYFPGMGLSIAELLESLAPRCSPGARVVICFDQGRQVVEQHWQQYPDMVTADLPDKALLEKAATENSYQITEFVDEPNFYLAVLRCQK